The window CATTAGAAATAATCATGTAAGCATTCATCAGTCGCGTTGTATCAACTAAACGCGAACGTACCAATTGTTTACCAATTAAAAAGGCAACACCATATCATCCGCGTAATAATCATTGCATAtctcatttttaaattgaaagctTAAAAAATCGAAACTAACAgcttaaaatatcaacaatgatAGCATAGGTACGTTTTTGGACCGGAAAAAttgagtaaatttatttatggagtaaatattatttttcaagacaGCATAAGTTTTTTcttctttcaaatattttctaaattcccTGTAAATATGTGAATGTACATGTACTTCGACCAGAGACTATTTAAACCCAGAAAAGTACTCGAAATCAgttagtaataaataaacatcttATCAGTGAGCAACAAATAAACAATCCCTAatactataaacaaaataaacaaaacaaaaaaatgaaatcgctgtatttaattatttgcacAGCGATTTTGTTAACACAACAAtgtcaaagtttaaaatatgataacGAGTATGATAATAACATTTCCACGAATAATCAGTTGTCAGATACAGATCGGATGTCGGATGATAATAGAAGTGATAACAATATAAGTGAACAGATAATcagtgataaatatttaaataattttattaagcgATTATTGATGAAAACTTCCAAGTCGTTGATTAATCATCAATTGATTAATAAGTTATCAAATACGACTACATCCACGCTATCATTAATCAAACATAATAAGCGATTCACGGCTGATGTTGAAAATAAGGAGACACGCGATCCTGATCGGGTCACACGTAACGAAGATTTTTTAGGTAGTCGTGGACGAAGACAACACGACTCAAGTGATCCCGTTATGATTGAtcatgaaaagaaattttcaaatgattttttagGAAGTCGTGGTAAAAAGTATGAGGAATTTTTAGGTAGTCGTGGACGCCGTCACGATGAGGAATTCTTTGGTAGTCGTGGACGTCGAACTTATAAGAATGATGATCGAGATCATTCGATTAATCGACGAATTAATGAAGAATTCTTaggtacataatattttaatcatttttaattacgtTGTCTCCTTAGGCTGTTCCCAAGAAAATACGCATTTAACGACGATcttgaaagttttaaatttcatttgctTATTTTAAACGGAGAAAATAGTGTGAGAACCATCTGTGACATTTATGTCGACGCCCAAAATCGTCAAATTTGTTTCAACTTCGTGatcgacaaatttttcacaaTCTTCAAgtcttaaaatcaaaaaattttcattgttttaaaaatatttatggaaattCAAGTcgtaaataaacttattttctttGGAAATAAATTCAGCTGATCTTGGATgtctatttaatttttcgatagaaatttCAGACAAACAATTTTCAAGAGTCTTTGCTTGTTAAATGTTtgtatgaaatgaaaattttaattttcagggAGTCGAGGACGTCGAATGGATGATTTTTTAGGAAGCCGTGGTAAACgttttgatgaattttatgGTAGCCGAGGTCGACGACAAAGTTATTTATCATCGATGGACATCGATTGTCCAAATACAAACTCAAACTATTGTGatgaatcgaaagaaaataattttttattaaatggttaCGATAATTATCTAAAGCAACATTTGCATCAACAATTGATCAACGATGAAAATTCCATGacaatgttaataaataagaaatcgaataaaaataatcaacaaacTCGAGTTGACACACAAATTGTTCGGGAAC is drawn from Chrysoperla carnea chromosome X, inChrCarn1.1, whole genome shotgun sequence and contains these coding sequences:
- the LOC123302567 gene encoding uncharacterized protein LOC123302567, which gives rise to MKSLYLIICTAILLTQQCQSLKYDNEYDNNISTNNQLSDTDRMSDDNRSDNNISEQIISDKYLNNFIKRLLMKTSKSLINHQLINKLSNTTTSTLSLIKHNKRFTADVENKETRDPDRVTRNEDFLGSRGRRQHDSSDPVMIDHEKKFSNDFLGSRGKKYEEFLGSRGRRHDEEFFGSRGRRTYKNDDRDHSINRRINEEFLGSRGRRMDDFLGSRGKRFDEFYGSRGRRQSYLSSMDIDCPNTNSNYCDESKENNFLLNGYDNYLKQHLHQQLINDENSMTMLINKKSNKNNQQTRVDTQIVREPFWAHRGKKDNFHRSSHHVNNVWHNDLLFADEPYWVLVIDDHITTTRQTKNNNHLPSPFDNGPSSTDSTFTVLNNDNPFILSRG